One segment of Niallia sp. Man26 DNA contains the following:
- a CDS encoding DUF87 domain-containing protein: protein MKLKQKPQPKEKLPKSKGKNTKNNPKENEDQIDFQMDTKPTMWEIISPDGFKINAEDYGIIKNSLGTQTYFRPVYIPRDGYPRKMQTNWLNNLASSGEMDLFLDINKVGKSDAIRMLQRQITMLESNLSFQTKRGNIDQINDLTSKIQDTDTLMSEIQFSENDIFNVGTLGILYGQSEKELNYFSETLEDEMSSSFFSLTSTWGRVKKGFRSVLPFGKNEISDSLRNIDRRALSTFAPFISGSGKYVGGVPLGINKITGQLEFINSFGNEEFRPDNYNMFIVGTSGSGKSVSLKLLIARELTGANIYSRLIDPEGEFVKLTKRLGGINLNISEEEDICINPLAINFTDIPLEDGDEELEFLEESDEKELVEKEGKKYIRFVPLREKTNDIIDFFDIICRGKNSEDEGLNVFERNFLEEAIQYVLQEQFEYTSHPSSLFKDEVVKVENQLIQSKVRKPEPTISDINNYLLQKYSDEPRVQRLIAAIKPFLKTGSKPIFDGQTYLGRGVTQTLDSARLVNFNISSMEEGFLRPIAYHVILNYLWEHFVKNLDNATKKKFVYADEAWTLLSSEQTVDFLEKMARRSRKRNAGLRLASQDFVRFVINDKARGILQNTYAYLFLKQSKLDLKHIKENFDLSAGERDILFGNPDKGEGILRVGKSSVWLQTNPSEQELFFIESNQAVYEENLTKKQLQTY, encoded by the coding sequence ATGAAGCTGAAACAGAAACCACAACCAAAAGAGAAACTGCCTAAAAGCAAAGGGAAGAATACAAAGAATAATCCGAAAGAAAACGAGGATCAAATAGATTTCCAAATGGATACAAAACCCACCATGTGGGAAATTATATCTCCCGATGGCTTTAAGATAAACGCAGAAGATTATGGAATCATTAAAAACTCATTAGGTACTCAAACATACTTTAGACCGGTTTACATCCCTAGGGATGGCTATCCGCGGAAAATGCAAACAAACTGGTTAAACAATCTGGCTTCTAGTGGAGAGATGGATCTCTTTTTGGACATTAATAAGGTTGGGAAGTCCGATGCTATTAGAATGTTGCAAAGACAAATCACCATGTTAGAGTCTAACTTATCGTTCCAAACCAAAAGAGGAAACATTGATCAGATCAACGATCTGACCTCTAAAATCCAAGACACGGATACACTCATGTCTGAAATTCAATTTAGTGAAAATGACATTTTTAATGTAGGGACACTAGGCATCTTATATGGTCAAAGTGAAAAAGAATTGAACTATTTTAGCGAGACTTTAGAAGATGAAATGAGCAGTAGCTTCTTCTCCTTAACGTCCACTTGGGGAAGAGTAAAAAAAGGATTTAGAAGTGTCCTGCCATTTGGTAAAAACGAAATTTCTGATTCTTTACGGAACATTGACCGCCGGGCATTATCCACTTTTGCTCCATTCATTAGTGGTAGTGGGAAATACGTTGGTGGTGTTCCGCTTGGAATCAATAAAATAACAGGCCAATTAGAGTTTATTAATAGTTTTGGAAACGAAGAGTTCAGACCAGATAACTACAACATGTTTATTGTTGGTACATCGGGTTCTGGTAAATCCGTATCTTTGAAACTCTTAATCGCAAGGGAATTAACGGGAGCCAACATTTATAGTAGATTAATTGATCCTGAGGGTGAATTTGTTAAATTAACGAAGCGTCTTGGCGGTATTAATTTAAATATTAGTGAAGAAGAGGATATCTGTATCAATCCTCTAGCGATCAACTTTACAGATATTCCATTAGAAGATGGAGATGAAGAACTCGAATTCCTAGAAGAATCGGATGAAAAAGAGCTTGTAGAAAAGGAAGGAAAAAAATACATTCGCTTCGTTCCCTTACGGGAGAAGACCAATGACATTATCGATTTCTTTGATATTATCTGTCGCGGGAAAAACTCAGAAGATGAGGGACTTAATGTCTTTGAGCGTAACTTCCTAGAAGAAGCCATTCAATATGTTTTACAGGAACAATTTGAATACACATCACACCCTAGTTCTTTGTTTAAAGATGAAGTCGTAAAAGTTGAAAATCAATTGATTCAATCAAAAGTGAGAAAACCTGAGCCAACTATATCTGATATCAATAACTATTTATTACAGAAATATAGTGACGAACCTAGAGTACAACGATTAATTGCTGCCATTAAACCATTCCTAAAGACAGGATCTAAACCGATATTTGATGGTCAAACGTACCTAGGAAGAGGAGTAACGCAAACGCTGGATTCGGCAAGGCTTGTAAACTTCAACATTAGTTCGATGGAAGAAGGCTTTTTACGACCAATTGCTTATCATGTTATCTTGAACTATTTATGGGAACATTTCGTTAAAAATCTAGATAACGCTACGAAAAAGAAATTTGTTTATGCCGATGAAGCTTGGACGCTTTTGAGCTCTGAACAAACAGTGGATTTCTTAGAAAAGATGGCGAGACGCTCTAGGAAACGTAATGCCGGATTACGCTTAGCAAGTCAGGACTTTGTCCGATTTGTTATCAATGATAAAGCCAGAGGGATACTGCAAAATACATACGCTTATCTTTTCTTAAAACAAAGTAAACTCGATCTAAAACATATTAAAGAGAACTTTGATTTATCTGCCGGTGAACGAGATATCCTCTTCGGGAACCCAGATAAAGGGGAAGGCATTTTACGGGTTGGTAAATCATCTGTATGGTTACAAACCAATCCAAGTGAACAAGAGTTATTCTTTATTGAATCAAATCAGGCTGTTTATGAAGAAAATCTAACTAAAAAGCAACTGCAAACTTACTAG
- a CDS encoding PrgI family mobile element protein encodes MTVPIDMSSEQKSILGIISTRQLIYLISGGAIAYAYIPSVFKLFPGIIAGVIGCVISVVPLAVIIFIFGFLKKSKLHLHYDQYFLIKLGYKNQIGIWRRGTKPKDWMVNK; translated from the coding sequence GTGACTGTACCAATTGATATGAGTAGCGAACAGAAATCTATATTAGGAATTATCTCGACTAGGCAACTTATCTATTTGATTTCAGGTGGTGCGATTGCATATGCCTATATCCCTTCTGTTTTCAAACTATTCCCAGGAATTATCGCAGGAGTTATAGGTTGTGTTATTTCCGTCGTTCCTCTAGCCGTAATTATCTTCATTTTTGGATTTCTAAAGAAAAGTAAACTACACCTCCATTATGATCAATATTTCCTGATTAAGTTAGGGTATAAAAACCAAATTGGAATTTGGAGAAGAGGTACTAAACCGAAAGATTGGATGGTGAACAAATAA
- a CDS encoding pilin has translation MNFAIQKAKMVRDIPYYLTAAFMVYLFTSVPENALAAWKKAGIATNGGSAQNSKIFDDLNNVIYLITAVGGFWSLGCLIFSGMKLSAAQGGNPQARTQGIIGLVMAGVGVFVIVKAKTIAGYFAGFGA, from the coding sequence ATGAATTTCGCAATTCAAAAAGCAAAAATGGTTAGGGATATTCCATATTACTTAACCGCAGCATTCATGGTTTATTTGTTTACTTCGGTTCCAGAAAATGCCCTGGCAGCGTGGAAAAAAGCAGGGATTGCAACAAACGGAGGATCTGCACAAAACTCCAAAATCTTTGATGATTTAAACAATGTCATTTACCTAATTACAGCGGTTGGTGGATTCTGGTCCCTAGGATGCCTAATCTTCTCTGGTATGAAATTATCCGCAGCGCAAGGTGGTAATCCACAAGCTCGTACACAAGGTATTATCGGTCTAGTAATGGCTGGTGTCGGTGTATTCGTTATTGTTAAAGCGAAAACAATCGCAGGTTATTTCGCAGGATTTGGAGCTTAA
- a CDS encoding helix-turn-helix domain-containing protein codes for MNTIVNSKRVNIEGSKVMVRKKVNNMSMLSDDAVLSPFEDEHVEVKVPEYIKVADAARIMGVSTQMIRKFCVEGKLKAQQSMPGSGRWKIKASELMHYPGWDDFIKRKKATREKSKALAEFMDGNNGSL; via the coding sequence TTGAATACAATAGTAAATAGTAAAAGAGTGAATATAGAAGGGAGTAAAGTAATGGTTAGAAAGAAGGTAAACAATATGTCTATGCTTTCTGATGATGCAGTACTTAGTCCATTTGAAGACGAACATGTGGAAGTGAAAGTTCCAGAGTATATAAAGGTTGCAGACGCCGCAAGAATAATGGGGGTTAGCACACAAATGATCCGTAAATTTTGTGTGGAAGGGAAGCTTAAAGCACAACAATCTATGCCAGGAAGTGGTAGGTGGAAAATAAAAGCTTCTGAGCTGATGCATTACCCCGGATGGGATGATTTTATTAAAAGAAAAAAAGCTACAAGGGAAAAATCAAAAGCACTAGCAGAGTTTATGGATGGAAATAACGGGTCATTGTAG
- a CDS encoding DUF3854 domain-containing protein has translation MVKLMRKTRLQDWYEYYRTPCPICGHTGGCMGHKDGEVVACIRVISEKHFSKNSALPSYLHYLKGESKRKISKEEVSEFTQGNQKKEDVTLDTVYQAFLESLELDDVHYEHLISKERQLSDKQVMIRNYRSFPDKPWNVVKKITELTGMEDFSGIPGFYQYKNFWTIAGMKGILIPFRNHYNQIVGFQYRIDNPPNVAEVKTNGTDLKAKVLTQPNTVQISLKGEILQETNIPVSKEWTTISQDNEILGWVRVVKGNRYYWLSSSNKTNGTGSGNPAPLHIAVPSSQLVNWEPGKLHKAKSAWLGEGPLKGDIAVDCMEKLYDPLELEDIGTTFVSLPGVGAWRLAIPVLKDMGVETVNLCFDADAVSNPHVRQHLMECAKQLKVDGFSANLVIWNAEEGKGIDDLFLSNQLPHIKRMF, from the coding sequence ATGGTTAAATTAATGAGAAAGACAAGACTACAAGATTGGTATGAATACTATCGTACTCCATGTCCTATCTGTGGTCATACAGGAGGATGTATGGGGCATAAAGACGGAGAGGTAGTTGCTTGCATTAGAGTAATTAGTGAAAAGCATTTTTCTAAAAACTCTGCTTTACCTAGTTATTTACACTACTTAAAAGGCGAATCAAAAAGAAAAATTAGTAAAGAAGAGGTATCGGAGTTTACCCAAGGAAATCAGAAGAAAGAAGATGTAACACTCGATACCGTTTATCAAGCGTTCCTTGAATCGCTGGAGCTTGATGATGTTCATTATGAGCACTTGATATCCAAAGAAAGACAACTTTCCGATAAGCAAGTAATGATTAGAAATTATCGCAGCTTTCCAGACAAGCCATGGAATGTAGTGAAAAAAATTACGGAACTCACGGGTATGGAGGACTTTTCAGGTATTCCTGGATTTTATCAGTATAAAAACTTTTGGACTATCGCTGGAATGAAGGGGATCTTAATTCCTTTCCGAAATCACTACAACCAAATTGTTGGATTTCAATATCGAATTGATAATCCACCTAATGTAGCTGAGGTAAAAACAAATGGAACCGATTTAAAGGCAAAAGTACTTACTCAACCAAATACGGTGCAAATTTCTTTAAAAGGAGAAATCCTTCAGGAAACGAACATTCCCGTTTCAAAGGAATGGACTACCATCTCTCAAGATAATGAAATACTAGGTTGGGTGAGAGTAGTGAAAGGAAATCGATATTATTGGTTGAGTTCTTCTAATAAAACGAATGGGACTGGGTCTGGTAATCCTGCGCCTTTACATATTGCTGTCCCATCCTCCCAACTCGTTAATTGGGAGCCTGGTAAACTTCATAAAGCGAAGTCAGCATGGTTAGGTGAAGGTCCACTAAAAGGTGATATAGCTGTAGATTGTATGGAGAAATTATATGATCCATTAGAGTTAGAGGATATAGGAACAACTTTTGTTTCTTTACCCGGTGTTGGTGCATGGAGGTTAGCTATTCCGGTATTAAAAGATATGGGTGTTGAAACAGTTAACTTGTGTTTCGATGCAGATGCAGTTTCCAATCCCCATGTTAGACAACATTTAATGGAATGTGCCAAGCAATTAAAAGTAGATGGATTTAGCGCAAACCTAGTTATCTGGAATGCAGAAGAAGGCAAAGGAATAGATGATCTCTTTTTATCTAATCAATTGCCACACATCAAAAGAATGTTTTAA
- a CDS encoding DUF4258 domain-containing protein, whose amino-acid sequence MKVLKLKEIKKVLMTGKGVIKISMHTKERLVKRGYSKGDIVSAIFTGSVSEIQGYNKISILGRDKDHNPIVVVIAKKRASYYKVVTVMPPIDRSRFRECI is encoded by the coding sequence GTGAAGGTATTGAAATTAAAAGAAATCAAAAAAGTGTTAATGACAGGAAAAGGCGTTATTAAAATAAGTATGCATACAAAGGAGCGCTTAGTAAAAAGAGGATATTCTAAAGGAGACATAGTAAGTGCTATTTTTACAGGCTCCGTTAGTGAGATTCAAGGGTATAACAAAATTTCTATTTTAGGTAGGGATAAAGATCATAATCCAATTGTAGTAGTTATAGCCAAAAAAAGGGCATCTTACTACAAAGTAGTAACAGTGATGCCCCCTATAGACCGAAGTAGATTCAGAGAGTGCATTTAA
- a CDS encoding helix-turn-helix transcriptional regulator translates to MKFNQITIEDDVERLLILRKRLNLNQFQLAKELKISKSYLVKIENRSLPLSSAFIKKINDYLNREKILYEKNLYFDK, encoded by the coding sequence ATGAAATTTAATCAGATCACTATTGAAGATGATGTAGAACGATTACTCATCTTACGAAAACGTCTTAATTTGAATCAATTTCAGTTAGCGAAGGAATTAAAGATAAGTAAAAGTTACTTAGTTAAAATTGAAAATAGATCCTTGCCGTTGTCATCTGCTTTTATAAAAAAAATAAATGATTATCTGAACCGGGAGAAGATACTTTATGAAAAAAATCTATACTTCGATAAATAA
- a CDS encoding M50 family metallopeptidase encodes MTPLSFFIYVLIAVLITNVPLVGKYVSVIATLVHEIGHGIAAILCGGRLKQIHLYANTEGMALTTHTDWFSKFITTLAGYIFTSAFGLFSIWMISKDATKLLIFTYLAFLVLTLLLWIRNFYGFIWIISFGSLFLLLLVYSTDFYQEQIIYLITCIIFTESIKSACIIMYLSFKYPHDAGDATSLKEIIKVIPASIWGILFFVQSLYFGWQGIRLILNQV; translated from the coding sequence ATGACACCTTTAAGTTTTTTTATATACGTGCTAATAGCTGTTCTGATAACGAACGTACCTTTAGTAGGAAAATATGTTTCTGTTATCGCTACTTTAGTACATGAAATTGGACATGGTATAGCAGCTATACTATGTGGAGGGAGATTAAAACAGATACATTTATATGCAAACACAGAAGGGATGGCCTTAACAACTCATACAGATTGGTTCAGTAAATTCATCACTACTTTAGCAGGTTATATATTTACATCCGCATTTGGATTGTTTTCCATCTGGATGATAAGTAAAGACGCAACAAAGCTATTGATATTTACTTACCTAGCCTTCTTGGTGCTAACACTGCTTCTGTGGATTAGGAATTTTTACGGTTTTATCTGGATCATTAGTTTTGGTAGTTTGTTTTTATTGCTTTTAGTCTATTCAACTGATTTTTATCAAGAGCAAATCATCTACTTAATTACTTGTATTATCTTCACGGAATCCATCAAGAGTGCATGTATCATTATGTATTTGAGTTTTAAGTATCCACATGATGCTGGGGATGCGACTAGTCTCAAAGAGATAATAAAAGTTATACCCGCTTCTATATGGGGTATCTTGTTCTTTGTGCAATCATTGTATTTCGGCTGGCAAGGAATACGACTAATTCTTAATCAAGTGTAG
- a CDS encoding site-specific integrase: MPYGFIKHLEKRGFSQVTLIGYEKVMGQFFSYLAKLYPEKKEPFQISSKDIKDYIRAQEEKEKSPSTINKELAIIKSFFNYLWEIDKVPVDPAVKIKRLKAKKLVELNTFYEELNSLLDPILTHKDYPIVRKAIYVLALKGLKYSDFLFKKDNVLISNTQDQVEIVLENRTILLSGQEASIFIEFYNQSLFNSSDFVFTSKIYLKRKNDFGNLENYGPIQLMTILNHLKVISSDFNLGENLTLTIFRKSIAYFMYTKQRESLHSIAYKLGIEENTALIYLKLITESTAEKTY, from the coding sequence ATGCCCTATGGGTTTATAAAGCATTTGGAGAAAAGAGGATTTAGTCAAGTTACGCTTATTGGTTATGAAAAAGTAATGGGACAATTTTTTTCCTATTTAGCTAAACTATATCCTGAAAAAAAAGAGCCCTTTCAAATTAGTTCGAAAGATATCAAAGATTATATCAGAGCTCAAGAAGAGAAAGAAAAAAGCCCTTCGACCATTAATAAAGAATTAGCAATAATTAAATCTTTTTTCAATTATTTATGGGAAATCGATAAGGTTCCTGTAGATCCTGCTGTTAAAATAAAAAGGTTAAAAGCAAAGAAACTGGTAGAACTAAATACTTTTTATGAAGAACTTAATAGTTTACTGGATCCTATACTAACTCATAAAGATTATCCAATAGTAAGAAAGGCCATTTATGTCCTAGCTTTAAAAGGATTAAAATATTCTGATTTTCTATTCAAAAAAGATAACGTACTTATAAGTAATACACAAGATCAAGTGGAGATTGTATTAGAGAATAGGACTATCTTACTTTCAGGACAAGAGGCAAGTATCTTTATTGAATTTTACAATCAATCGCTATTTAATAGTTCGGATTTTGTATTTACCTCAAAAATTTATCTTAAAAGGAAAAATGATTTTGGTAACCTTGAGAATTATGGTCCTATCCAACTAATGACTATTCTCAATCATTTGAAAGTGATTTCTTCTGATTTTAATTTGGGAGAAAACTTAACTCTGACTATTTTCAGAAAATCCATAGCTTACTTTATGTATACAAAGCAAAGAGAATCTCTGCATTCTATAGCTTATAAATTAGGTATTGAAGAAAATACCGCATTGATCTATTTAAAGTTAATCACAGAAAGCACTGCTGAAAAAACATATTGA
- a CDS encoding replication-relaxation family protein: MEKDQKVWYSVKYTRKGAWINTKDLELLKLLYTNRILTLKQIKRYGRYILNSPESTIKSKLKRWLSNDIVSIDYLRTLGKPAVSCYKIGKNGFHILRNERVIEDGELVEVNIKNIKQPSHYFGIQDVVIDTLIEMKDKLSIISSTHPNYRTYLSDETKFNKEETIIIPDWKIETSEGRILNIEFDTGSQNLNRIHEKVDNYMELAKARPAENHFVLFVVADNRSEIYTTEYASTRETRVLNIKELIINKLAHRLENLHFYVCSAYRGSSIASNILKGVYPITRSHKESELELAVLSVQLNDDIDYTMEPREASAYYSNDVSEELYADSHFSVIDHVSNKKMDIIFKLAEEGSVDTLDKISYLETLISSKRIKREVDKLNVLYLSTAAMQNDVIPRDFQNTSFSQTQVWHYKKIPTPKPTNEVVRVIE; this comes from the coding sequence GTGGAAAAAGATCAAAAAGTTTGGTATTCAGTGAAATACACAAGAAAAGGAGCCTGGATCAATACGAAGGATTTAGAACTGTTGAAGTTACTCTACACAAACAGAATCTTAACCCTTAAACAAATAAAGCGTTATGGACGATACATTCTTAACTCTCCAGAATCTACGATTAAATCAAAATTAAAAAGATGGTTATCTAACGATATCGTATCTATTGATTATTTACGCACATTAGGGAAACCAGCTGTATCCTGCTATAAAATTGGAAAAAACGGATTTCATATTTTGCGTAATGAAAGGGTAATTGAAGATGGAGAGTTAGTAGAAGTAAACATAAAGAATATCAAACAACCAAGTCACTATTTTGGAATTCAAGATGTTGTAATAGATACTTTAATTGAAATGAAAGACAAACTATCTATAATAAGTTCTACCCATCCTAATTACAGAACTTATTTGTCAGACGAAACTAAATTTAACAAAGAAGAAACCATTATTATTCCTGACTGGAAGATCGAAACTTCTGAGGGAAGAATTCTTAATATCGAGTTTGATACAGGTTCTCAGAATCTAAATAGAATTCATGAAAAAGTGGATAACTACATGGAATTAGCAAAGGCCAGACCAGCGGAAAATCATTTTGTATTATTTGTTGTTGCTGATAATAGATCTGAAATATATACGACTGAGTATGCCTCGACTCGAGAAACTCGGGTTCTCAATATCAAAGAACTTATTATTAACAAACTCGCGCACCGGTTAGAAAACTTACACTTTTATGTTTGCTCTGCCTACAGAGGCTCAAGTATTGCTAGCAACATCCTAAAAGGTGTCTACCCAATTACGCGAAGTCATAAAGAGAGCGAGTTAGAATTAGCTGTCCTTTCTGTACAATTAAATGATGATATTGATTACACGATGGAACCAAGAGAAGCTAGTGCATATTACTCCAACGACGTATCTGAAGAGTTATATGCGGATAGTCATTTTAGTGTGATTGATCATGTAAGTAATAAGAAGATGGATATTATTTTTAAATTAGCCGAAGAGGGAAGTGTAGACACACTTGATAAGATATCCTATTTAGAAACTCTAATTTCTTCTAAAAGAATAAAACGAGAAGTCGACAAATTGAATGTTTTATATCTAAGCACAGCCGCTATGCAGAATGATGTAATCCCGAGAGATTTCCAAAATACGTCCTTTTCACAAACACAGGTATGGCATTATAAAAAGATACCAACACCTAAACCGACTAATGAGGTGGTGAGAGTGATTGAGTAA
- a CDS encoding type IV secretory system conjugative DNA transfer family protein → MSNWRVHPKVPAISISVIGVLSLYLSIRSIVNYLFVMTGQFTGSIASFVLFGSTMYPGFIGFSISTVILIGGWLISTKYKKFQTPFWRLIWFWNMFLGITFYYLWLITMPVYNTLIPYLGNLIEKLQVDNIWFAVAVGDINTLFITIIFTPSVVTGMILMWLGGQYSQYSEDIKTAFYEFEYKNSLLQKWFRKSDTEQWPDVVLGPDSETKELIIQPGRDRTLNNIIIGSIGTGKTAALLLPIINQDLHWMTKFINDYPKISKLENYDSEDVRGKYLNSISIIEPSNDLCQKAYQLVQAHGIPEESVFYIDPTNENTPSINPMQGPVDQVAEAFAMVIEGLAEGGGNDFFKQSERNHLKNYIYLLKLHNPDKEVTFDILLRMYDNPQLVRQMHLELKDTIPPDFDLIENRDDRNHWAIVKQIDEWFDMNHIPKVFRVAGNAVAEKVAHGEYRGQDVYVDAQGEYVKGLRNTLNDIGANILIRRVLFGKSNFSFDEHLEKGGILLVNTAKGELAGLSNILGKLVLLSLQNAVFRRKPNTSTFAHIIADEFPDYIFQPFKEFPAQSRKYKAIVTVVAQTITQLADKYGETYMQTLLGTLRHKMVYGDIPSYDAKLFSEIFGEDEKFEEGKNEQAVSPLQEQPMLRTGSSYQKKKEAILSPSDIIYQKAFQAAIKIVVNNKPVPVRQIDANFVPRAEFKEAVVKVLPENGDIWLEERRKAKGNDLELIQQGIEEVKAAPPDLMKEKKEEKLEEDVIKFSVNPSGAPEQKPTFKSNGINKNSNHSNLAIKNQITILEPLGSEPNESVPLINSNLLTKEEKVNDHEKNSAKIEEFDLGSLFNKQMYITEIELKEKKEVKQSKLGDEELALIKELQSEVNQVKKEEKSTSSPLDGFIQPFDS, encoded by the coding sequence TTGAGTAATTGGAGAGTTCACCCAAAAGTTCCCGCTATCTCCATTTCAGTCATAGGGGTATTGTCTCTATATTTATCAATCCGCTCCATAGTAAATTATCTATTTGTCATGACTGGTCAATTCACAGGAAGCATTGCTTCTTTCGTTTTATTCGGTAGTACCATGTATCCAGGATTTATTGGATTTTCCATATCCACGGTTATACTAATTGGTGGTTGGCTAATAAGTACCAAGTACAAAAAGTTTCAAACTCCTTTTTGGAGGCTTATATGGTTCTGGAACATGTTTTTGGGGATCACCTTTTATTATCTATGGTTGATTACTATGCCTGTCTACAATACTCTAATTCCGTATCTAGGAAATCTTATTGAAAAACTTCAGGTAGATAATATTTGGTTCGCTGTAGCTGTAGGGGATATTAACACTTTATTTATAACCATTATTTTTACACCTTCTGTAGTAACTGGAATGATATTAATGTGGTTAGGTGGGCAGTATTCCCAATACTCAGAGGATATTAAGACTGCTTTTTATGAATTTGAATATAAGAATTCACTCTTACAGAAATGGTTTAGGAAAAGTGATACTGAACAATGGCCAGATGTAGTATTAGGTCCAGATTCCGAAACCAAAGAATTAATCATACAACCAGGTCGCGATAGAACACTTAATAATATCATTATTGGTTCCATCGGTACTGGTAAAACAGCGGCATTGTTACTGCCCATAATAAATCAAGACCTTCACTGGATGACTAAGTTTATCAATGATTATCCTAAGATCTCTAAATTAGAGAATTATGATTCAGAGGATGTGCGCGGGAAGTATCTGAATAGTATTAGTATCATTGAACCTTCTAACGACTTATGCCAGAAGGCTTATCAATTAGTTCAAGCACATGGTATTCCAGAAGAGTCTGTCTTCTATATAGATCCAACTAACGAGAATACGCCTTCGATTAATCCTATGCAAGGACCTGTTGATCAAGTTGCTGAAGCCTTCGCAATGGTCATTGAGGGATTGGCGGAAGGTGGAGGAAATGACTTCTTCAAACAGAGTGAAAGAAACCATTTGAAAAACTATATTTATTTATTGAAGCTTCATAATCCGGATAAAGAGGTAACTTTTGATATATTACTAAGAATGTATGATAACCCACAACTAGTTAGACAAATGCACCTTGAGTTAAAAGACACCATACCTCCAGACTTCGATTTAATAGAGAATCGGGATGATCGTAACCATTGGGCAATCGTGAAGCAAATTGATGAATGGTTTGATATGAACCATATTCCTAAAGTTTTTCGAGTTGCTGGTAATGCGGTAGCTGAAAAAGTAGCTCATGGTGAATATAGAGGACAAGATGTATATGTTGATGCTCAAGGAGAGTATGTAAAGGGGTTGCGCAACACTTTAAATGACATTGGAGCGAACATTCTTATTCGCAGAGTCCTATTCGGGAAATCGAACTTTTCATTCGATGAACATTTAGAAAAAGGGGGAATCCTCTTAGTTAATACTGCAAAAGGGGAACTAGCTGGCCTTTCTAATATCCTAGGTAAGCTCGTCTTACTTAGTCTGCAGAATGCTGTCTTCCGTCGTAAACCGAATACAAGTACATTCGCGCATATAATTGCGGATGAGTTTCCCGACTATATATTTCAACCATTTAAAGAATTTCCAGCACAAAGTCGTAAATATAAAGCCATCGTTACCGTTGTTGCCCAAACCATTACACAGCTAGCTGATAAATACGGAGAGACGTATATGCAAACTTTACTTGGTACGCTCCGGCATAAGATGGTTTATGGAGACATCCCTTCCTATGATGCAAAGCTCTTCTCAGAGATATTTGGAGAAGATGAAAAATTCGAAGAAGGAAAAAATGAACAAGCTGTTAGTCCTCTTCAGGAACAACCTATGCTTAGGACTGGAAGTAGCTATCAAAAGAAGAAAGAAGCAATCCTTTCTCCTAGCGATATTATCTATCAGAAAGCTTTCCAGGCAGCCATTAAAATTGTGGTAAATAATAAACCTGTACCTGTACGACAAATAGATGCCAATTTTGTACCAAGAGCTGAATTTAAAGAAGCTGTTGTGAAGGTGTTACCAGAAAACGGGGATATATGGTTAGAAGAGAGAAGGAAAGCTAAGGGGAATGATTTAGAATTGATTCAACAAGGTATTGAAGAAGTTAAAGCTGCCCCTCCTGATCTTATGAAAGAAAAGAAGGAAGAGAAATTAGAAGAGGATGTAATCAAATTTTCTGTAAATCCAAGTGGAGCACCAGAACAAAAACCTACTTTTAAATCAAATGGGATTAATAAGAACTCAAACCATTCTAATTTAGCTATTAAAAATCAAATAACAATTTTGGAGCCTTTGGGCAGCGAACCTAACGAATCTGTACCTCTAATTAATTCGAATTTATTAACTAAAGAAGAGAAAGTTAATGACCACGAAAAAAACTCAGCAAAAATTGAAGAGTTTGATCTTGGCAGCTTATTTAATAAGCAAATGTATATAACAGAAATAGAATTAAAAGAAAAAAAAGAAGTAAAGCAATCCAAGTTGGGAGACGAGGAATTAGCTCTGATTAAAGAATTGCAATCAGAAGTAAATCAGGTGAAAAAGGAAGAAAAAAGCACTTCCTCTCCTTTAGATGGTTTTATTCAACCCTTCGATTCATAA